In Stieleria varia, one genomic interval encodes:
- a CDS encoding dockerin type I domain-containing protein, which yields MFTTLDVNRSGSPTALDALLIINSLPGTEYSEHLDVNRSGNVSALDALLVINQLGRGPLEIPEIELDGPELTNAIAIGFDYSGIDELPEITSTEMRIRVGEQLTTFQTGTTTHTVVDAPFTGDYQADLRLKSVFNFYYVYSGIAAGTIDRTPPTVSVDLAQLPNGTGLVHTPILYAPIEVIDNVDSPRTEYGVFRLETGSNNIQYHAFDAAGNETVFAMDITSTAEPQSEMVKQQVARNWSVFRTGAGVAGHTALPIDSIDAAGNIADALVSPAPIGFAFSADVQLISGFIQTTESERVESVARVGKLLESITNLQGANRLLVWQHFDPMTGSLNPQRSTADVFDNGVLLSNLVSGIGLMEASGFSNTPEGILLHQTANEILAKVRQGMANLVDSESSDKRLHHSIDENTGVRSTGVLDNFGDEARAAVVDLFVNGLIDSDSLPELRTRKYITQEGREIDVLGSGEGGAFQAFWSSQTFDDVDTAIGPLLTNTLIAHLDSAQLNGRQGFASASAIYDEMGYEYRGNIGVAGLSTNGNPLHGGIGSLYAVPSAMQFLPSAVQSFIGTVLTNNPGLQGPYGLFDAIDNGNIAPYHVGVDVLSYVTGLTGGNVVGGREYYKTRNHDQAIRDLYNSIVPSVNSAPAQWPQPTLDGALDGIDMLSASYAPGEFHDGGNLTIDSDALIRFEAGSEFGGWFGGRIDRVERAVNPTFLLRFRLANFNAGDSTARSVGIKLENEGQAISRTQVPVLSDNWVTVEIPLDNDVNVVIFEALPAGAVLEISQAVFLETALS from the coding sequence GTGTTTACCACTCTGGATGTCAATCGGAGCGGCAGTCCGACCGCCTTAGACGCTTTGCTGATCATCAATAGTCTGCCGGGAACAGAATACAGCGAACACCTTGACGTCAATCGAAGTGGTAACGTGTCTGCCCTGGATGCATTGCTTGTCATCAATCAACTCGGCAGAGGTCCTCTGGAAATCCCCGAGATCGAACTGGACGGCCCCGAATTGACGAATGCCATCGCGATTGGATTCGACTACTCGGGAATTGATGAGTTGCCGGAGATCACGTCGACAGAAATGCGAATTCGGGTCGGCGAACAACTGACGACATTTCAGACGGGAACCACGACGCACACCGTCGTTGATGCACCCTTCACCGGAGACTATCAAGCGGATCTAAGACTTAAGTCCGTATTCAACTTCTATTATGTGTACTCGGGAATTGCAGCAGGAACCATTGATCGGACGCCTCCTACCGTTTCCGTAGACCTTGCCCAATTACCCAATGGCACCGGCCTCGTACACACTCCCATTCTCTACGCCCCGATTGAGGTGATAGATAACGTTGATTCTCCACGCACCGAGTATGGCGTCTTTCGACTTGAAACAGGCAGCAATAACATCCAGTACCACGCATTCGACGCTGCTGGGAATGAGACCGTCTTTGCGATGGACATCACGTCTACTGCGGAACCCCAGAGCGAGATGGTAAAGCAACAGGTGGCACGAAACTGGTCGGTCTTTCGGACAGGTGCCGGAGTAGCAGGTCACACTGCGTTGCCAATCGACTCCATCGACGCAGCAGGAAATATTGCTGACGCGCTGGTTTCTCCAGCGCCCATCGGTTTCGCGTTCAGCGCGGATGTTCAACTCATTTCCGGATTCATTCAAACGACCGAGTCGGAACGCGTGGAATCCGTTGCCCGCGTCGGAAAACTGCTGGAATCGATCACGAATCTACAAGGCGCAAATCGCCTCCTGGTATGGCAACACTTTGATCCAATGACGGGCAGTCTGAATCCACAGAGGTCGACAGCGGATGTCTTCGATAATGGCGTCCTGCTATCGAATCTGGTGAGCGGCATTGGATTGATGGAAGCATCAGGATTTAGCAATACGCCTGAGGGAATACTGCTGCACCAGACGGCGAATGAAATTCTCGCTAAGGTCCGGCAGGGGATGGCGAATCTGGTCGATTCAGAAAGCAGCGACAAACGCCTGCATCACTCGATCGATGAAAACACTGGAGTTCGCAGCACTGGGGTGCTCGATAACTTTGGGGATGAAGCACGTGCTGCCGTGGTTGATTTGTTCGTCAACGGATTGATTGACAGCGACTCCCTCCCAGAATTGAGGACGAGAAAGTACATTACTCAAGAAGGCCGCGAGATTGATGTGCTGGGCTCAGGCGAAGGGGGAGCTTTCCAAGCGTTTTGGTCGAGCCAGACGTTTGACGATGTCGATACCGCGATCGGACCTCTGCTGACCAATACGCTCATCGCCCATTTGGACAGTGCGCAACTAAACGGACGTCAAGGATTCGCGAGCGCATCGGCAATCTACGACGAGATGGGATACGAGTATCGCGGAAATATCGGCGTCGCCGGATTGTCGACCAACGGGAATCCATTGCACGGAGGCATCGGCTCATTGTACGCAGTGCCGTCTGCGATGCAATTCTTACCCAGCGCGGTGCAGTCATTCATCGGAACCGTTTTGACTAATAATCCGGGCCTGCAGGGGCCGTACGGTCTCTTCGATGCAATTGACAATGGCAATATTGCTCCGTACCACGTGGGAGTCGACGTCCTCAGTTATGTTACAGGCTTGACGGGCGGCAATGTGGTCGGCGGACGCGAGTACTACAAAACGCGAAATCATGATCAAGCGATACGGGATCTATACAACAGCATCGTCCCTTCGGTGAATTCAGCCCCCGCACAATGGCCCCAGCCGACGCTTGATGGAGCGCTCGATGGAATTGACATGCTCAGCGCAAGCTACGCGCCAGGAGAATTCCATGACGGGGGAAACTTGACGATCGATTCCGATGCATTGATTCGCTTTGAAGCGGGAAGCGAGTTTGGCGGCTGGTTTGGTGGAAGAATCGACAGGGTCGAAAGGGCAGTGAATCCCACATTCCTGCTTCGATTCCGACTTGCGAATTTCAATGCGGGGGACAGTACAGCACGAAGTGTAGGAATCAAGCTTGAGAATGAAGGACAGGCGATCTCAAGGACCCAAGTGCCTGTTCTGTCCGACAACTGGGTGACCGTCGAGATTCCTCTCGACAACGACGTGAATGTGGTGATCTTTGAGGCGCTACCTGCCGGAGCCGTCCTCGAAATCTCACAAGCAGTCTTCTTAGAGACTGCGTTGTCATAA